DNA from Pseudomonadota bacterium:
TCTTTGATGCCGACTCTCCGGCTATGAGAAAATCTTTTTCATCTATTTTGAATCTCAATGTTAATTGAGGTTTGTTTGCTGCTGGTTGGCAAGGGCTGCTTACCACGCCTTTCCTCTCGTGCATCCCTCAACCCCGTTTGAAAACAGTAAACCACAGGCGTTAAATATCAGCAAAGGGGTTGACAAAAGGGGAATGTTTCCGTGATCGAGATTGTTAATAATGTCCTCTGAGGGTTTTTTGCCACCCACGAAAACCACGCCTATGGCATCCATCACCTCTGCTGTATGAATTACATGCGGGTTTGTAAGGGAAGTAATGAGAAGGGTATCAGAGCTGGCAAAGGAGAGCATTTCGCTGATAAGATCGCATGCGAAAGCTGTCTTTACTTCCCGGTCCAGTAGATGCTCTCCACAGATTACTTCAGCATTCAAGATA
Protein-coding regions in this window:
- a CDS encoding DRTGG domain-containing protein — translated: MTLKEVQDILNAEVICGEHLLDREVKTAFACDLISEMLSFASSDTLLITSLTNPHVIHTAEVMDAIGVVFVGGKKPSEDIINNLDHGNIPLLSTPLLIFNACGLLFSNGVEGCTRGKAW